From one Amycolatopsis sp. FDAARGOS 1241 genomic stretch:
- the bioB gene encoding biotin synthase BioB — MTAAPGKLDQDAGDVLAVAREQVLERGVGLSEEQVLAVLRLPDERLAEALQLAHEVRMRWCGPEVEVEGIVSLKTGGCPEDCHFCSQSGRFPSPVRSAWLDIPGLVKAARQTAETGATEFCIVAAVRGPDKRLLSQVREGVEAIRADGNDIQIACSLGMLTQEQVDELVEMGVHRYNHNLETARSHFPEVVTTHSWEERWDTLRMVADAGMEVCCGGIIGMGETVEQRAEFAVQLAELSPHEVPMNFLIPQPGTPYEHFEIVEGKDALRTVAAFRLAMPRTMLRFAGGRELTLGDLGAEQGMLGGINAIIVGNYLTNLGRPASADLKMLDELKMPVKALSDTL, encoded by the coding sequence GTGACCGCAGCCCCGGGGAAGCTCGACCAGGACGCCGGCGACGTGCTCGCCGTCGCCCGCGAACAGGTGCTCGAGCGCGGCGTCGGGCTGTCGGAGGAACAGGTGCTGGCCGTGCTGCGGCTGCCCGACGAACGGCTCGCCGAGGCCCTGCAGCTCGCGCACGAGGTGCGCATGCGCTGGTGCGGCCCGGAGGTCGAGGTCGAGGGCATCGTCAGCCTCAAGACCGGCGGCTGCCCGGAGGACTGCCACTTCTGCTCGCAGTCGGGCCGCTTCCCGTCGCCGGTGCGCTCCGCATGGCTCGACATCCCGGGCCTCGTCAAGGCCGCGCGCCAGACCGCCGAAACGGGCGCCACCGAGTTCTGCATCGTCGCCGCCGTGCGCGGGCCGGACAAGCGGCTGCTCTCGCAGGTCCGCGAAGGCGTCGAGGCGATCCGGGCCGACGGCAACGACATCCAGATCGCGTGTTCGCTCGGCATGCTCACCCAGGAGCAGGTCGACGAGCTGGTCGAGATGGGCGTGCACCGCTACAACCACAACCTCGAGACGGCGCGCTCGCACTTCCCGGAGGTCGTCACCACGCACTCCTGGGAAGAGCGCTGGGACACGCTGCGCATGGTCGCCGACGCCGGCATGGAGGTCTGCTGCGGCGGCATCATCGGTATGGGGGAGACGGTCGAGCAGCGTGCGGAGTTCGCCGTGCAGCTCGCCGAGCTGAGCCCGCACGAGGTGCCGATGAACTTCCTCATCCCGCAGCCGGGCACGCCGTACGAGCACTTCGAGATCGTCGAGGGCAAGGACGCGCTGCGCACCGTCGCCGCGTTCCGGCTCGCGATGCCGCGCACGATGCTGCGCTTCGCGGGCGGCCGCGAGCTCACCCTGGGCGACCTCGGTGCCGAGCAGGGCATGCTGGGCGGTATCAACGCGATCATCGTCGGCAACTACCTGACCAACCTCGGCCGGCCCGCGAGCGCGGACCTGAAGATGCTCGACGAGCTCAAGATGCCGGTCAAGGCGCTCAGTGACACCCTCTGA
- the bioD gene encoding dethiobiotin synthase: MLVMTGTGTGVGKTITTAAIAALALEQGQRVAVLKPAQTGVAPGEAGDLDDIVRLAGKDVTTRELRRYPDPLSPEAAARRSGLPTLGPGEIAAAAAELDAAHDLTLIEGAGGLLVRFDTQGSGLAEVAWSLGAPVVVVAQPGLGTLNATALTAEVATRRGLNVVGVVVGAWPAEPDLASVENLQDLPNAAGAPMLGVLPEGLGAVERDTFVERARSGLSPWFGGEFDPESFAGSATVGK; the protein is encoded by the coding sequence ATGCTGGTGATGACGGGGACCGGAACCGGCGTCGGCAAGACGATCACCACAGCGGCGATCGCGGCGCTGGCGCTCGAGCAGGGGCAGCGCGTCGCGGTGCTCAAACCGGCGCAGACCGGCGTCGCACCCGGCGAGGCCGGTGATCTCGACGACATCGTGCGGCTGGCCGGCAAGGACGTGACCACGCGTGAGCTGCGCCGCTACCCGGACCCGCTGTCGCCGGAGGCGGCGGCGCGGCGCAGCGGCCTGCCGACGCTGGGCCCGGGCGAGATCGCGGCCGCGGCGGCCGAGCTCGACGCCGCGCACGACCTCACGCTCATCGAGGGCGCCGGTGGCCTGCTCGTCCGATTCGACACCCAGGGCAGCGGGCTCGCCGAAGTGGCGTGGTCGCTGGGCGCCCCGGTCGTGGTCGTCGCCCAGCCCGGGCTCGGCACGCTCAACGCGACGGCGCTCACCGCCGAGGTCGCCACGCGCCGCGGGCTCAACGTCGTGGGTGTGGTGGTCGGCGCGTGGCCGGCCGAGCCGGACCTCGCGTCCGTGGAGAACCTTCAGGACCTGCCGAACGCGGCAGGCGCACCCATGCTCGGGGTGCTGCCCGAGGGGCTGGGCGCGGTGGAGCGCGATACGTTCGTCGAACGCGCGCGGTCCGGCCTCTCGCCGTGGTTCGGCGGGGAGTTCGACCCCGAGTCGTTCGCGGGGAGCGCGACCGTCGGGAAGTGA